A single window of Grus americana isolate bGruAme1 chromosome 6, bGruAme1.mat, whole genome shotgun sequence DNA harbors:
- the LYPD6B gene encoding ly6/PLAUR domain-containing protein 6B isoform X1 — MLLFCHMLARAFLPFLILSGNWVSAENINFYNVRPPLDPTPFPNSFKCFTCDNAVDNYNCNRWAEDRWCPESTQYCLTVHLFTDHGKSASVTKKCATGEECHFVGCHHHRESGHTECVSCCEGMICNVEIPTNHTNAVFAVLHARRTSDGNRRTVNIAVLVSAVMIALS; from the exons ATGTTGTTATTCTGTCATATGCTGGCCAGAGCCTTTCTTCCGTTCCTCATCCTTTCAGGAAACTGGGTTTCAGCTGAGAACATCAACTTTTACAATGTGAGACCTCCGCTAGACC cCACTCCGTTTCCAAACAGTTTTAAGTGCTTTACCTGTGATAACGCAGTGGACAATTACAACTGTAACAGATGGGCTGAAGATAGATGGTGTCCTGAAA gtaCTCAGTACTGTTTGACAGTTCATCTCTTCACAGACCATGGAAAGAGTGCATCAGTCACCAAAAAATGTGCTACTGGAGAAGAATGCCATTTCGTAGGCTGCCACCATCACAGAGAAAGTGGCCACACA GAATGTGTTTCTTGCTGTGAAGGCATGATTTGCAATGTAGAAATACCAACCAATCACACAAATGCGGTATTTGCTGTATTGCATGCCCGGAGAACGTCGGATGGCAACAGGCGGACAGTCAACATTGCAGTGCTTGTATCGGCCGTGATGATTGCGTTGTCGTGA